The following DNA comes from Salvia splendens isolate huo1 chromosome 17, SspV2, whole genome shotgun sequence.
TTTTACTTCATCAGATCCTGGCCTGGTATTGCAGATTTCATAACGTCAGATAACACAAAACTTTTATTCTTGATGCAAGTTCACTTGGGATATTTGGTACTGCATCGAAAAAGCCCACTGACGTTTAAAACTCTCCATTTAGGTGTTAAGCAAACTACTAGGTGGCAGGCATAGGCAGTATATGCCTTGAATAGTAATTAGTGAGGATACCAACACGAAATGGCAGATTTCCAATGTAAAAGATTCAGGACAAAAGAACAATTGAGCAACAGCTCCCATACTATGCTAGCATATGAAATTTAGGCAGCAATACCCTGCTGCATGCAAACGAAGAAATGCTAATTCACACTAACAAATGCTCACCTGTCACGTATGATGTTAATAGACTGAATGCCTCGAAGTTGTGCAAGTTGAATGACACACTGCCCCACTATGCTTGTAGCCCCATTTTGAACAACAGAGTCCCCTATTCCAATCAAGAACATTAGGGAAAAGAcggaaaatataattaaaaaattaaattaatacataaaCATTCTCTAAATAGTAGATATATACGATAATCCAATATTTTATTGACTTCAAGAgttaaatttgataaattgaaTATTCACTTGTATCTATCAACCATATATGTAGTGTATCATGGGATAcataatccaaaaaaaataagagaacaCTATTTATGTATCAGTACCTGGTTTTAGATCCACAAAGTCCTCAAGCATTCTCAGGGCAGTCAAAGGATTCACAGTTATAGTGGCAGCATACTCCATACGAGTGCGTTTATCGATCTTGTGCCAGACATTCTGCTTGTTGACAACAAACGTCTGCCATGTACCTGACCAGAAATAGCTGCCACGGATAATGTAGAGCACAGACACCAAACTTCAACTAGCATCTTACCAACCCAGGCCTGAAATCCTCGATCTCAGTTGGTAGTAAACTAGAAATAGGTGGTTAAGGAAATACCTCTCACAATTACATGAATATAATCCCTATTTCCTTTTGAGTATTTCAACTATTCAACACGCTACCAAAGAAGTAACACAGCGATCCAAGTGTCTAGTATCTCGTTTCTTGCATATGCAGATAAAAGGATAAAACCCTACCTAGAAACAATTCTTTCGAAAAATTTCAAAGGTGAAACTACCACATATTTGCAAATTGAATAAACAATAATTCTACAATTTTGAGCTTATTTGATCGTCTAATCCTTTAGTTAATCaaacacatatacatatattatcaATCTATCCATCACTCAAAGTAAACACCGGAAATGAATATGAACTCAATTCTCCTGAAATGTGTAGCTGCTCACCTGGAAAAGGCGGAGAAGGGATTACCCAGTCTCCTGGACGAAGTTCCTTCACCGCAGAACCGATAGAATGTACCTCTCCTACCCCTTCATATCCTCCTACAGCAGGAACAGCTGGCCTCACCGGATACACTCCTACTCAGAATCCGATTGCACAAACATTACAACAATAAAATGTATCCAATTACAGAAAAAGGCAAAACTGCATTCAAACATTTATAGAAAGTAAACCAACGAACACAACTGATAACTTCAAAATTGACCACAAGGAGAATAAATTCAGCTAAATACTACCAACTCTATACAAAAAAAAGAGTTCATACATGTCGGTGTAGTACAATACAGTACAACTCTCCAAAGCAGTAATCAGAAATTAACAGAAATGATCGCACAAACGAGGAGAGAACCTTGGATTCGATTGATGTCGGAGGGGTTGATGGGGACGGCGAGCATCCTGACGCAAACATCTTCATCCTTTATCGGAACCGGCGGCAGTTCTCTGATTTTGCACACGGCGTCGGGATCGCCCTGCTCGTCAtatgatgaatccgcgaatttctgatgtttgtaaatgctggtagagaatgaagattatgacacgaagaatttacgtggttcgatttactgaagtaaatctacgtccacgggaaaaagggagggcaagattgtattgcttgatctgttttctacagcttacaaatacaaacttgctatttgctatatggtgtttttatctctagagagcttaaccttctcatatcagatctaagttctatttatatcttggactaagatcgtggcttgcatcaccaccctaagtcgtggatgtcgtgtaggtcatggcctaagatcgtggatgtagcgtaggtcatggcctacgatcgtggcctgagttgacatcacgtggtagtgggtgtgttggacatcttgtatgggtccactaactccttgttcggtcgaatactgagaccgaactgctttggttgccgatctgagagtagagattgatgccgacctgagagcagagcttgattggatggcttttaccgagctgtaggctgaggccgaactctttggtaatgccgaactcacactcctgctttggttgccgatctgagagtagagcttgacgcCGACCTGaaagcagagcttgataggttggcttttaccgagctgtaggctgaggccgaactctttggtaatgccgaactcatactcttccttgggctttgggctgatgggccgtcattgctgttgggcttgtttagtacgcaccccatcaccggcattaaatgcgacagtaaaatccggccgtcgaatcctgaaaaggtgggatatgaaacggtgcgatgatttgaaatcttttccaaatctgataaataccgcctttcttcatcatttgaacacctttgctattggctttttctgcactctctatcttttgcgtgaaaaatttccttccgctttcaaaaatttcctcaggatttcttcaaactttcaaagagtaagaaccatgtctgcttcttcttcgtctgagtctggtagcggtagaaaagggggtaaggggtcttctagccggaaagaatccggtgagaagaccgtagagtattttcacagtatcttgagtaaggatactgtgatatccctttacgaaaaatactcttttcctggggggaaggcggtggttcccgacgatgatcatagggctaacgacccgccggagggttatgccaccgtttacgaagcctgcttagaatgcgggcttcgtttccctcttcccccaccttttgtagagcttcttgatttttttcaactccctttaggtcaggtgactccgaattcttggaggcatttgtcggcttttgctgccgaactccgtaggttagataaggatctgtctctgcgggcaatccttaattttttccaatttaaaaggaagggatcttggttttacttgatccccttacagccttttagggcattctgcaaaaccaagtggccgaaatggcaaaaccgcttctttttttataataggacagcggctccgggcttcccctggagagggccgaagtccgtgattcctcaccctcggttagaaccattggccgagctcgatgacgagctcaacaagattcccatagttaggaaacaatacacggagtctgagctcgtcaagggcgacgtcgtgttcgacatctcgtcttcggacgaagaggccgagggtgaggatttctctttacctttatgttctactgctttaacgaagaaaactaaccttgctttcttgctttttggcagtgttcatgctgaacaaggctacccgaaaatcttcggagtccaaggagccggagaggccgaaaaccaccagctcggcgtctgatgccgagaggactccgaaaaggcaaaaaacctcttcggatccgaagaagccggagtcaacttcggcaaaggggagggggaaggcccagaagcccccgagagcgccagagaaagacgtggtcttggcgcctccttcggaacatatctgtgagccgtttttatggcccacggacttcgccgaggtgaattctcttcttgattttctggccttgcttttttttttctgtattttttgtggtccctttgttgactcttttctttattcattttcagaggaacgatatgctctccaagctcgtcgccgtcgaactctccaaagcgtccaatgactatgctgagatgcagaggaaattggcggctgcttgtcatcgggccgaacaggctgaggctaactttgagaaggccagagctgctaggatttcggcccaggatgaagctcagtttgccaaaaaccagctcgtcatccagcgggagcagacgaaacggagggatgctgctgccgtggttgcccaaggggaggctctccgtgtttacacggagaaactctttttgagcagccagttctcggcctttgtcggtagtctggtaaggctaattgccgataagggcgagcagggggccgacgtcgtgctgcctctgtacagccgagagatagcagctcggcttcagaatctgccgcttcttgaggagctcgcttcatcctcggacctgctttctgcagaccgagtccggagttgtcgagctgatcgggacgagaacctggagacTATCTTTGCTTctgtgggacccgtttcacccgcttcgacttacaacggagagggggaggccgagccgctggagctggaggccgaagtcgagcgggccgggcatccggagaaggaggccgatcaggaggcggaggcgaggccggcaggaggcgaggccgaggctgaggtagcccaggagaaagaagctgtaccagaccgaggagccggagacgaagctggcggagtatgatttcgtctcccttctcttagtctagtttcttccttgtaaaatggccttgaagccctagtgtaaaaaattttccttgtgaatgaaaaattctctacacttgtcttcgtgtagcttttcgtactcgcctttattcctgttgtattttactatctgctcggtacagctgccgaactaatatagctgctttgtacccaaggagatggagatacttcactggaaacggctgtactcttcggctttggacgaagctgagagaagagctatagccgatcagacgaagaatgacgagcttctggctcgtttagtgaagctggatgccgataataaggacttagagtccgataagaatgatctggaggccgagctgaatacgactattgctgagaggactgcgtacgaggattacatccgtgtgcgcgggggaatgaccatatcagatgttcagagtcgagttgacgaactgtgggaggaatataatgtactccggaggaacaatgcgctggagagctcggcttgccaacaagttgtgacatcactgcggcgttgggcttctcggtacaacattgttctttctcggcgcccctccatagaaagattccttcggcatatcgcgccaacagatgctcgcactccagatcaaacctctggttcccttgttcaaaatcctactcccagccaacaacgaactccggaacagccggaaacgtcaagacgagaacgggctcaggagcaaccggaatcgtcaagacagggacggactgaaattcgccgaggagttgtgactatgagcgagcaagatcagcagatgcttattgcagagactcttcatcgccgaggtgttaggacttctcgggctcggggaagaggcgttggatcgaggatagcatctcgtcgacctgcttattcttcatctgctcggaacaaccgaactcggcttccagaggattttgcggataggtggcttaacttcagcaaccctggacagtagaatggtcctttgtaatagcgtaacgccattttgtagggtagctgagttgtatgccgaacaagatttgaaaaatgaaattttgttttcgcttctaacactgtatttacagcttagcgaaaaaatttcatcgtacttgtcctcggtcttatgaagtaaacttctttgaccggacttggtccttggtctgatgaaataaacatctttgaccggactcgtctttggtctgatgaaataaacatcttagaccggactcgtctttggtctgatgaaataaacatctttgaccggactcgtctttggtctgatgaaataaacatctttgaccggactcgtctttggtctgatgaaataaacatctttgaccggactcgtctttggtctgatgaaataaacatctttgaccggacttggtttgtgttctaatttggcgatttttgtcgccgggatcgaactttcccttgtcctaattcggcgagttttatcgcgtggatcggactttcccagttaaccgaagtggtcttatgcagtaaacctctttgactagacgtggtcgtccccggccttatgaggtaaacttctttgaccgagcttggtcgtcctaattcggcgaggtttatcgcgtggattggactttcccttattgcagttcgtttcagacgaagtgcttgttaagctgaattgcggtcttgtatcctccttggaagcttggactcacaatcgttggcttattgcagttcgtttcagacgaagtgcttgttaagctgaattgcggtcttgtatcctccttggaagcttggactcacaatagtctttaataatcgatctaaaaaggggatcagtctttaaagaacgatataccttagtaccatttgtaagagacgacaagcacatagagacaaaacacatagagaaaaaatgaaaaagacgaaggaaaaaaactttaaacccctttttttttaaaaaacgacaagtaaaaggtacaagtaaaaaacaaacaaataaaaacatgtacccctatgaccgaactagacacaagacagactgaccggactttgtctcttacaagtggaacttcttgaggttggagacgtgccatgttcggggtacttgttctcctgacatgtgagtcaatttataagaccctttgccgaggacttctgacacccgatacggaccctcccatgtgggttcgagtttgcccagcttttctgctcggcttacttcgttgtttctcaagacgagatctcccacttgaaattgaagctttttcaccctttggttataataccgggctacttgctccttatacttggctgcttttatgcatgccaattctcttctttcttcggcgagatctagttctgctctcagtccgtcgtcattcatttctgaggagaaaattagagttcggggactgggtacgccgatctccaccggaatcacggcttcagtgccgtacaccagactatacggggtttcaccgttggaggttttgggtgtagttcggtaggaccacaggacttgagggagattttctacccattgtcctttggcttgttctaaccgagcttttaaccctttcaccagaatccggttcgttacttccgtttgtccgtttgcttggggatgggagaccgaagtgaaccgctgttgaatgttcagctcttggcaccaattcttgaacgtcttgtcggtgaactgagtcccattatccgagatgaggatgtggggtatgccaaatcggcacactatgttcttccagacgaagtccaatgcctttgagctcgttatcgtagctaatggttccgcctccacccacttcgtgaagtagtccacggcaacgataaggaatttcatttgccgaggagcttgaggaagtggtcccactatgtctatgccccattgcatgaaaggccaagggctttgcatagtgtatagatcggtctgcggcatccttgggacatttgcatgaatttggcacttcgtacacttcttgacgagctgcactgcctcttgtaccatggttggccaataatatccccatctcagaacttttttagctaaagctctggctccgatgtggctaccgcacgatccttcatgaacttctctgaggatgtagtccgtctcttctggtcctacgcaccgcaataacggctggaggtaagactttctaaagaggactccttcatgaagttcgtaccgaagagctcggcacgtgatcttccgagcttctctcttatcctcgggcaattgtccttgatccagatactgcaagatcggcgtcatccagtccggcgagctggatactgaatgtacctcggcttcatcaatgcttcgatgcattaattcttccgcctttgagctcggatctgaggccaacttacttaaggcatcggctcggctattttccgctctgggaatgcggattatccgaaaataggagaaactccggctgatgctttgcgctttgtccaaatacttcttcattctctcgtcacgagcttcacttgtacccaacatgtgatttactatgacttgtgaatcacaatggactttgagagatttgacgagcagactttgcgctaactggagtccggccaggagggcttcgtactcggcttcattattagtagtggggaataggaaacgaagtgagtaggttacctcgtgtccgtcgggagcgacaagtagaataccagctccacttcccatcttgtttgaagctccatctacgaatccgctccagcagtccggcggctctacttcggattccaagggctgtgctagttcggcattggcagaattcttctgttcggcaataacaggaattgcttgatcgaacttcgcttctgcaagaaaatctgccaaggcttgtcccttgatggctttccgaggtagatattcaattgtgtgctctcccaactctatagcccacttggcgattctgcctgatgcttctggcttggtcaaaacttgccgaagaggtagatcggttaagacgcataccttgtgagcatagaagtatggccgcagtctccttgctgcatttactaacgccagagcaattttttccagaggttgataccttgtttctggacctcttaatgctcggcttgtaaagtagatgggaaactgctttaggccttcttctcgtacaagcaccgcgctgatggtttgatcagatgccgctaagtataagaatagtacttcggcttcggctggagcagagagaataggaagctcggctagataacttttaagctcgtcaaaggcctttttctgctcggctccccactcgaactttggtgcctttttcaacaccttga
Coding sequences within:
- the LOC121775527 gene encoding enoyl-[acyl-carrier-protein] reductase, mitochondrial-like, yielding MLAVPINPSDINRIQGVYPVRPAVPAVGGYEGVGEVHSIGSAVKELRPGDWVIPSPPFPGTWQTFVVNKQNVWHKIDKRTRMEYAATITVNPLTALRMLEDFVDLKPGDSVVQNGATSIVGQCVIQLAQLRGIQSINIIRDRPGSDEVKEKLKKLGASEVFTEDQLAVRNVKDLLADIPEPALGFNCVGGNSASLVLKSLKQGGTMVTYGGMSKKPITVSTGSLIFKDLSLTGFWLQKWMGSDKSKECREMIEYLLSLTRSGELKYDLELTPFDQFPTALDKALGKLGSQPKQVIKF